The genomic stretch CAGGACATGTCAGAGCTGTTGACTGGTTTGAAGAATGGAGCTCCTTCTTGTCACTTGCAGTCAATACTCCATGATTTGGCAAATTCTACATCCAACTTTACTCAGCAaggggaaaatattatttcaggtGATCAGCCAGCCAACTACAAATGTTATTCTAAATACTGGAAAGGGCACCCTTTCTCCTGTGCTCTAGCCAACCTGCATTCAGCATCCCACACATATGACTCACTGCTAggccttgggcaagtcacttcatctttttctctttcaggttCCTCATCTTTAAAACAGAGTAATAATACTTTCAGAAGTGTTGGGAGTTTTAATTAGCTAATGCCCACACAGGACTCCAGACAGATCAAGCAATAGATGAGTGCAAAATAGTAGTATCATCAGTTACTGTTAGTCAGAATTTGTACtgccactgctgtattttagtGGGGGAAATAGGACCAGATTCAAAAGGTAGGAGttatattcagaaaaatgttctttgatGTAAAACTGCATTCTAATCACTCATTCCTGCATGCTGATTTCTATAGCCTAACAATATTTAAGCATCAGTTAAGTTTATAATAATAGGACTTAGGTCTTCGGGATTCAAGGCTGTACTAGCATTAGCCAAATCCTCATGATTCTCCTGCTCTGCAGTTGGGGGAAGAATGAGGCAAAGGTGAATTGTCTTTCCCAGACCATCACAGGAAATAGTGTCAGAACTGTGATTATACTTGGGACTGTCTGACTCCCAACCCTGGATTTATTACTCCAGTTCACAATACCTTTTAGCTTTTCATTGTTAAAGAATTCTTATGGAAACAGGTGGAATGAAAAAAATGGTCTAAATTTGTGTGTCAGAGCAACAAGATAATTTGCTCTAAACTTATACTGACAGTCAAtgctttttgggttttggggggggtgatGTTTCATGTCAGTTTGGCAATTCAGTGTCATGCAGCCAGGACCCCTGAGCAGAACAACACTCAGTCCAATGTGCAGATATGTCCTTATAGTAACTGTAGGCACACATCCGTTGTTGAAAATCATGTAACCTTAAATTGGTGTTTTCTCTGTGTCTAGTAGTGCTTTGTTTTATTACTTGTAGGTTTGATGGCCAAAGGGTGTGTGAAGGGAGGTTTGGGGAGAGGTATTATCTTTTTCTAACTACTTCcattcatttaattaaaagttttttcttctgtttcttcagatTCTTTGCTGATTTATTGAGGACATCAGTAGAGACACTACTCCTTTTGTTCAAAAAAAGTTCTGTGTTTTTTTAACTCTCCATTGAACAGTGAGGAATCTGGGTGGACACTCACTATTTGGGGTTCTGAGCCAAATTATAAAGATTAGGGTTCTCCTTTTGTTATAACTGATAGGAAACATATATCTTTTGAGTAATAGAATtgtttcctcctctcttctgTAATAGTTAAATTGTCCAGTCTTTGCCCAGTTTTGTCAAGCCATGTGTTGCTGGGAATTAGAACATGAGCATAAAAAGAACCTAATAGAAACCTGTTTTATACATTACCCCCAAAGTAACTGTGTCCTTTACACTGAACAGGTGTTACAAAGTTCCTTGGTTTTGTGACCCTGCTAACATAATCTGGAGAAGATCTCAGGATTGCTGTGGAATAGGGATCAGAATTCAGAGTGCAGATGTGACTCAGAGCTTCTGCTGATTCATTCCTCTAAACTGGGCTGGGCCTTCTGAGCTACAGCACAGGACTGGAGGTGGAGGATTATTTGATTTTGAAAGCATTGTCTTGCCAGTGGGCTAAGATGAATAGCTGAAGACAGCAGGCAGGGTTACAAAGATGCTGACCCATTGGATAGGGCTATAAACTGATGGAGAGGAGTGACTTGCATAGACAGGGGATGACAACAGGTCTTACAGCACTTCTGATTTCTGGTGGCTAAAACAAAATGTAGTCCCAGAAGTAGTGAGATAATGTGAGTGACATGTTAAGACTTGGAGCTGACAGTTATCTAATTCTCTGCCCTATTTATTGTGACATTTTGTCTTTTCACCTCCCTGTTAGAACATTCGCATACGTTCTGTGACAGGAGTTGGGTTCTACATGCCAGCAGGGAAGATCAGAGGCACATTGGCATCCCGATTCCTGATGGTGGATGGTGAAAAGGTGGCCACTGGGTCATACAGGTGGGTCACTCTTGCTTAAGGCAAAGCTACATTCTTCGTGTAAAGAATGGCTTGTGGCTCTGCTTGAGAGTCTTCTTCCGATGTCATTCCCTTTCTTATCACAGCTTCTGTAATCTGTGTGGCATCTGTAGAAATGGGGGTGGGACAACAGAGAAGGTGGCATAGAGCACAAGGTGCTTCTGAGAGAACAGAACATGCCCATGCTTGTGGACCATTTCAGAGGACTGGAGATAGTTCCCCACTGCATCAGGTGGTGGTCTGCCAGGACCACCATGCTTAGTTCTCTTCAGTGAGGTTTTCAGTCTGTACACTCCTCCTGTTGATGCAGTGTTGCATTTTTTAGAAGGGTCAACTGTCCGTCAGTGTTTTAGGGCCTTTTCTTTCAGATCTGGTCTGCATGCCTAATGAAGAACAATAGTAAAGAGCTTCATGTGTCTATCGTGACCCATCTTGTCAAGGACATACAGGCAAATGGCACAATGCTACATATTCCCGTGCAGtgttttagaaattattaggTGGGCTGGGTCACGTATGCACCCAAAAATCTAATGTTGGTTCTGTTTCCTGCTTTTAGCTTCACATGGAGTTCATCCCACATCGACAGAAACATCCTGCTCGTCTTGACAGGACAGCACGTGGAGATGTTTGACATTGAGTTTCGTGAGCTCTATGCCATCTCAGAGGAAGTTAATTTCTACAAGGAACTAGGTATTGCTAACCCATCCCTTCTTGTAACTGGGAAGCCAGGCCTTCATTCCTCCACTGTGGCTCGGAAGTTCATTAACCCCAAGTATGGTTTAGTGGCAGGGGCAACCCGTGGTGATATGATGCTCTGGGCTTCACGACACAGGCAGAATAATCAGGGGGACATAGAAAAGGAGGAAACAAGTGAGTCAAAGAAACGGTTAAATCAGTTTCTGAATGACTTAGTCACATTGGAGCAAGAGTTCCCAGAAATTGATCCACCACTGGAGAACGTGAACAAGCTGAATCGGAGCCCTCAGAAACTGTTCTCCCGGCTCCACATGgacctgaaaaataaatcaaaatccaGAGAGTCTATTCGTGACGTGAAGAAAGAAGATGCACAGGTcaattcaaagcaaggaaaaCGGTTTGCCAGTGGGCTTTTCAGTCGCAAGGCCAAACGGTCTCCAGGCTCAAGCATTGAGGCTAATTCTTTTGCCAGTGAAGGACATTCAGGAGAAGACCTTGGGAACATGAAACTGGAATATGAGCGACTCAGCATTGGCCATGGAAGTGTTCGGAGCACTGGAGGCATCTCAGGTAAAACTTCTCCTACCAGCATATTCTGCTCCTGTGTCCCTTATTCTGAGTTTGGCTGATTGGGGCAAACTCATTCAATATAGGCATTGGTGAGTAGATGCtcttatttatattaaaatgagTGGGATCAAAGAAGAGTTGTATCAAATGATACAAGCAACTTAATTTGAAAGCAGTTTAATGGCAGTCTTATTGTAAAGTTGGTACTTCtcatgtaaatattttctcataCTTCTGAGCAAGTGGGTATGGAACAAAGGAGAGAAAGGTGAATGTCTCCTTGTGTAAAACAGGTTAAGTGTACAGTTCATGAAGTGTGCTGTCCTAATAAACAGTAGCAGTATGTTCAACTATTGTAGTGGCTATCAGGGTGCAGGCAGATTTTCAATGTAACCCTACCCTTCCTTTCCTCATTCAGGTTTAGTTGGGTGTGTTTACTGTGACAAGTTACTggtggaggagagaggaaaatgtGTTTCTATTGAGGTGAGGGGGCAAGGAATGGAGGAGAGGGGGTCTTTTTAATTTACTCATCACCTTCCAAAATGGGGGAGAAGGTCCTGAAAATAGAAGCTATGGAGAAGTACTAGATCtcaacttttctttctttgctatCGCATGATTGAGATTTTCACTAAGTCCTTCCAAGGCTTCATCCAGTTGAAGACATAAATGATAAAGATTTCTTCCAGTTTATGAGTTCATAGCTAACCTCCCAATGTTTTAGATGTTTTGTCAGACTGAAGTAAACCTATGGACTATTTAGCCTGGTTGCCTTCCTTTCTCAGTGAGCTGTGCTGGGTGTCAATATGTCCTGTGCCAGCAGGAAAATAAACTAGTTCCAGGGAGAAAATTCCTCCTCAATTTGTCTGACCAGAGAccattctgtgttctgatgaatGCAAAATGCAGGTCTAGAGAGACTGAATTCCCTTGAGACTGCCATGATGTGAAATGGAAAGACATTCTCCTGAGACCGAAAAGAAAAGCAAGGTATTGGGAAGGTTATTAGgttcttagaaatatttctggcTGAATGAAGGACAGACTCAAAAATGCGAAATGAACACAGAGAGAGGAACTGTAAGAAGGCATGGATAGTTTATTTAAGACTGTAGTTGACCTATTTTAGGACATACGTTTGCTATTTGGGGAGGCAGAGGTAAACCCTGGTCTAAAGAGGTCCTCTCTCCAATTCTCTTTATGTCTTGAGCATAGACTGTATGTGCTGCTGGGCCCCATTCCTCAGAGCCAGGAAAACCAGAATCGGTGAAGACCTGTAGGGAGATTTATGGGCATTTCAGAGGAATGCATCTGAGGGCTTGCACTACCCTCTAGTGACAGAAGTAGAGAACTGTGTATGTCTGATAGGTCAGCGCTTTACATCAGATTCCCTACGTTTCTCACTGTTACCTGTTTTAAAGCAGATAGCCCACCATTCCCGCATTGTCATGATGAAATTAGGCTCATATTAAGGCACGAAAGATTGATGTCTAGTTGAACAGTGGGGCGGTGCGCCCTTCTGGGGCATTGCACAGTCAGGGCAGCAGGGATGTCCCTATTCCTTTAACACCATGGATCTGTGCCAGACAGTCTCATGCGTGGTCTGGACTGTTTTCACAAAGACACTATCATGCTATTACGTTCAGGTTTTATTTATTGCCACTGCTACTTCCTGAGGGCTGCCACGTCTTTCaacaaaggggaaggaagaatTGAGAACAGGTGTAAGGAATGTGCAGAGGTCCAGCACACCAGCATTCCTGCTGTGCTCTTCCTGACCTGATAAGTCTTTCCAAGGGGTCCATGCaagtattgttttgttttatggaaATTGAGAATGCCTGTTCATGGTGGCAATGGGAGACTCCGCAGCTTTTGAAGTATGATGTGAGTAGACTTAGGTCATCTGGTGTTGTGAAAGGCTAGAGGACAATCAATGCTTGTGTGATGCTTTTGAATTGAATCACTGTTCTTGAGAGAAGGCTTCTCTAGTCTAATGGTCCCAAAGTGACATGTGAACAGAGATGGTAGAAGGCACATTGGGAAGATGGAGATTTacgagaaatggaaaaaaagatccTGCAGCTACTTGGTCAGTACCACATGCTTCATtaggatttaataaaaaaatcttaaacatgAATATGGAATAGAGTTTcaccttcaaaattaaaatagGGGTACTTTGTTCTTGGGTAACTATAGGACTGACTTTGTTTTAAAGGTTTGTCTTGAAGCATGTCTAGTAAAAACTGATGCTGTGATACTCTGGGTGACAGAAGGGAGGtaagaagtgaaaatgaaagagCGAGAAAGTGCTTGATATGCAGTCAGGTTAGGATGCAATTATTCAGAGATTCACAGTTTCAAATAGCTGCCCTTACCTTATGTAAAGATTAAACAGCACACTTAAGCCCTGTGGGCCTGCCTATGCACACATCCTCCGAAGTCACTATTAATTCAGTAGTACCACAGAGACACATCCCACCTGGCAAATGCATGAAGAGACCAGAACTACACCCCAAGAAGCTCGCGGAGTAATTGAAAGACATTATTCAAGCAAGCTAAAGGTCAGGTTCAGTCTTGTAAGAGCAGATGTTGATGAAGAGAATCTGAACTGGGAAGGGAAGTGATGAAAGCGTGTTCTGTGACAGAGTCTAAAAATCTGGTTCAGTATTTACATGGTAGAAAAGGGATACCTGCAGGTCAGAATTGGGAATCTGGAAAATACAAGGACTACAAATAGTAACTTCCCAAACGAAGTGTCTGAATTAACATCCGGAGGTGTTGTCCTAGCACACTGCACAGAGACTGTACTTTGTCATATGAGGCTTTCTTAAACCACATCATCAAACCGACACAACTCTTGAATTTCACTGTTGCCTGCTTAGGAACACATCAGCATCTCTGAACCTGACCAGAATCTTGTTAATTttgagctgctgctgggcaggcTGTAATCAGCAAAGAAACTGACATCTGTGTGCAGTTTCTGGGAGATACTGTAAGGGTTTGAAAGCTGTGTGCCTTTGGAAGGtgctggctttttgttttgttttctcccctgcAAGAAGTGGGCTCATTCAGAAAAGTCTGCTATCCTGAGTTGCTCCATACATTGGCCTCCACTCCTCATGAGTGTTGATTGCAGAACATATACTTAATAGCAGGACTTTGTGTTTTACTTTTGGGTGCTTCTTGCAACAAGAAATGGATTTACACTGGGCACTGCAATACCACGAAAATAGCTGCTTAATTATCACCAGTATTTTTCAGCCAAAGTGGGATCATGGACAGGTGGAAACTGGAATTTTTAGCCTCTATTCTAGAGGGGAACATTATTGGGTACGTACAAGGATGGTGTTTGCTCTAACTGTAGCAGGATCTGTAGAAAAAGGTTAGAAGACAAGAGTAGAAGGTGAGAAGAATAAAGGAGTTGGGAGTTGAGATTAAGCAGGGGAGCACAGACAATTTTGAAAGTAAATGTGAGGGTCTTGAATGTGATACAGACAGGGAGGGGAACAGGGGTGGTGAGGAGATAGGAGTAATGATAAACTTAGTAGTAACGTACAGAATTGGTCAAAGGTGGAACAGGAGGTAGAATGAAATGCCATAGGGAGATGGGAGGAGGCAGTAGCATACAGAGTAGCCACAGAAGTGACAGCAGGTTGCAGTGCAGCCTCCCACATGGATATCAGGAAGCTGCAGTGTGGAAGAAAGTGGAGAGGGAGAGGTCAGAGCTCTTCTCTTCCCCATCACCTGCAGGTGAGGAGAATATTGATCAAATACCCACAAGCAAGAGAGTGACATGAAAAATGAATTGCTTGAAGCCCAGTTGAGAGGCAATGCTTGGGTTGAAAGTTCCCTCATCTTAGCAAGGTTGAGACTTCTCAGTAGCATGTCACCTTGACCTGTGGCAGTTTTCCCTCCCTGTTCTCACTCTGTACTGGCCACTGGCTCTAACTGCTTAGGAGATGCACATATACTTTTCTTCTGTACAAATACATAAATGGGGTATGCCCTGGTTCAGAGTGACTGCAAGTGACATGGCAGCCCCTCTCAACACGTACTGCCCTGGGCTGTAAGTCATGTAAACCTTGCTGAGCTCAGAGTACAGATGAGCTCCCTTGCTTGCAAAAGCCTCTGCAAACACACATTAGAACAGTGCTTGAAAAAATATGCTAGGGCATCCAGACCAACAGCTGGCTGTAATGAAGGAGATGAGACAGCAGTGCAAGCATTGAAAAGTACAGATACTGGGAGCAGAAGGAATCTGTTGAGTGAGGAATGAAAAAAACTAAGATGATAAAAAATTGAGGCAGCATACTGTGCTACTTAAGTGAGAGACCCCGAGGCTTTGGGATTTGTCTTGCAAAGGAAATGGTGGAAATACTGGCACTTGAGAGGTTTATAGTGGGATGTGAGAAACCCTCTACTGAGAATGTGTGTGTGGATCAGATGGATGAGATGACCTGACTTTTTTTTGTCATACCTCACTCTTCAAAAAACCTCCCACC from Athene noctua chromosome 3, bAthNoc1.hap1.1, whole genome shotgun sequence encodes the following:
- the FAM83F gene encoding protein FAM83F; protein product: MAESQVLLLDESHVNEKVTEAQARFYYSEEQRRALEALVTRGEAAYREALRKEQLRDFLSSRELQALRGGWRGYDDPREGGKVARGPGGETLSLAYWPECSDTEVPPLDLGWTDKTFYRGISRVALFTHPRKEEGAPHLKEVVREMIQQAQKIIAVVMDVFTDRDIFRDIVDAAYKRWIPVYIILDEEGVKLFLEMCRCLDLSDLQIRNIRIRSVTGVGFYMPAGKIRGTLASRFLMVDGEKVATGSYSFTWSSSHIDRNILLVLTGQHVEMFDIEFRELYAISEEVNFYKELGIANPSLLVTGKPGLHSSTVARKFINPKYGLVAGATRGDMMLWASRHRQNNQGDIEKEETSESKKRLNQFLNDLVTLEQEFPEIDPPLENVNKLNRSPQKLFSRLHMDLKNKSKSRESIRDVKKEDAQVNSKQGKRFASGLFSRKAKRSPGSSIEANSFASEGHSGEDLGNMKLEYERLSIGHGSVRSTGGISGNLSPNSTTSDKTKQSTCVLS